The proteins below come from a single Argentina anserina chromosome 1, drPotAnse1.1, whole genome shotgun sequence genomic window:
- the LOC126795150 gene encoding uncharacterized protein LOC126795150 gives MEVEPSSPVVAKKLWNLVRIVFFMLRKGLTKSKLLVDLNLMLKRGKLASKAIANNLIMLHHSSNSTFSCRSNDAVSFVTPREYEFSCSNSPATHNPFHFHHKRNKNHYHHHGYFAKNASAAAGAYQYDDVSTAAAVQRALEMLNNEMVAEASPMVTLPGFGKSPMVRQLRITDSPFPMKEEGDSQVDKEAEEFIKKFYKNLKLQKRTSVLESPYRALRSR, from the coding sequence ATGGAAGTTGAACCGAGTTCGCCTGTTGTGGCCAAGAAGCTATGGAATCTAGTACGGATAGTGTTCTTCATGTTGCGAAAGGGCTTAACCAAAAGCAAATTATTAGTCGATCTCAATTTGATGCTCAAGCGCGGCAAGCTAGCTAGCAAGGCCATCGCCAACAACCTCATCATGCTCCATCACTCGTCCAACTCCACCTTCAGCTGCCGCTCCAACGACGCCGTGTCGTTCGTCACTCCCCGCGAGTACGAGTTCAGCTGCAGCAATAGCCCCGCCACCCACAACCCTTTTCATTTCCACCACAAGCGCAACAAGAACCACTACCACCACCACGGATATTTTGCTAAAAATGCTAGTGCCGCAGCCGGGGCGTATCAATACGACGATGTCAGCACCGCCGCCGCGGTGCAGAGGGCTCTTGAGATGCTAAACAATGAGATGGTCGCCGAGGCTTCGCCGATGGTGACGCTGCCGGGGTTCGGGAAGAGCCCCATGGTGAGGCAGCTTAGGATAACAGACTCGCCGTTTCCGATGAAGGAGGAGGGAGATAGCCAGGTAGACAAGGAAGCTGAGGAATTTATTAAGAAGTTCTACAAAAACCTCAAGTTGCAGAAAAGGACATCTGTTCTTGAATCACCATATCGCGCTTTGCGAAGTCGATGA
- the LOC126787025 gene encoding golgin candidate 1 — MASWLKAAEDLFENVDRRAKLVVNELSDEQLAAQVLAANGQGSQAKRTKKKTKAQKRQPINETSETSSKNKTEAPETSASALAQTPQVDSKPEKGSDVHLNDNDGTSSENPVIQTIEEQQKDLKTDSTASIPMNETPGIGTSETDAGKLEASPVPTEREASSSTSNGKLVNKIATVGPEEQHLPVVAKEVEVVHENNHVDSVDAAQDKRSKDAGAPSTFEQERSHSTATDVPSNKEGQLEVADGSEEPVLERRKQNEHKAGSSPIKVQEQDQLEEAQGLLKTAVSTGQSKEARLARVCAGLSSRLQEYKSENAQLEELLVSERELSKSYEAHIKQLQKDLSASKNEVARIESNMVEALAAKNSEIEALVRSLDALKKQAAISEGNLASMQANMEAIMRNRELTETRMMQAVREELASVERRAEEERAAHNATKMAAMEREVELEHRALEASTALARTQRIADERTSKASELEQKMALLEVECANLNQELQDMEARARREQKKPPEEANQMIKVWQEEVERAHQSQRDAEGKLSSLEAEVQKMRVEMAAMKRDAEHYSRQEHMELEKRYRELTDLLYYKQTQIETMASEKAAAEFQLEKELKRLQEAQVEAERSRVPRRASASWEEDAEMKALEPLPLYHRHMVGATVQFQKAAKLLDSGAVRATKFLWRYPTARIILLFYLVFVHLFLMYLLHRLQAQADDFSAREVAESMGLANTNLP; from the exons ATGGCTTCGTGGCTCAAAGCTGCTGAAG ATTTGTTTGAAAATGTTGATCGAAGGGCAAAGCTTGTTGTCAATGAGTTGTCCGATGAGCAGCTGGCTGCCCAAGTACTAG CTGCTAATGGACAAGGATCTCAAGCCAAGCGGACAAAGAAGAAGACTAAG GCTCAGAAGAGACAGCCGATAAATGAAACTTCTGAAACAAGttctaaaaacaaaacagaggCTCCAGAAACAAGTGCCTCTGCACTAGCCCAGACTCCACAAGTAGATTCGAAACCTGAAAAAGGTAGTGATGTTCATTTAAATGACAATGATGGGACATCCTCTGAAAATCCTGTGATTCAAACAATCGAAGAGCAGCAAAAGGATCTCAAGACAGACTCCACGGCTAGCATTCCTATGAATGAGACACCAGGAATTGGAACCAGTGAAACGGATGCTGGTAAACTGGAAGCGTCACCAGTTCCTACTGAAAGGGAAGCTTCCTCATCAACTTCAAATGGTAAGCTTGTGAACAAGATTGCCACAGTTGGTCCGGAAGAACAGCATTTGCCGGTAGTTGCCAAAGAAGTTGAGGTTGTGCATGAAAATAATCATGTAGATTCAGTTGATGCTGCCCAAGATAAAAGATCGAAAGATGCGGGTGCCCCTTCAACGTTTGAGCAAGAGAGATCACATTCTACAGCTACTGATGTCCCCAGTAACAAAGAAGGTCAGTTAGAAGTCGCTGATGGCAGTGAGGAACCAGTCCTTGAGAGAAGAAAGCAAAATGAGCATAAAGCTGGTAGCTCTCCGATAAAAGTACAGGAACAGGATCAACTTGAGGAG GCTCAAGGATTGCTCAAAACTGCTGTTTCCACTGGTCAGTCTAAAGAAGCAAGGTTAGCGAGG GTTTGTGCTGGACTTTCATCCCGTCTTCAAGAATACAAATCTGAGAATGCACAGCTAGAGGAGCTTCTTGTTTCAGAG AGAGAACTGAGCAAGTCATACGAGGCTCACATAAAGCAGCTCCAAAAAGATTTGTCAGCATCCAAAAACGAAGTGGCAAGAATAGAATCAAATATGGTTGAGGCCTTGGCAGCAAAAAATTCTGAAATTGAGGCACTTGTCCGTTCCTTGGATGCACTTAAGAAGCAGGCCGCTATATCTGAGGGAAATCTGGCATCTATGCAG GCTAACATGGAAGCTATAATGAGAAATCGGGAACTGACGGAGACAAGAATGATGCAG GCTGTACGGGAGGAGTTGGCTTCCGTAGAACGGAGAGCCGAAGAAGAGCGTGCTGCACACAACGCTACCAAAATG GCTGCTATGGAAAGAGAAGTTGAATTGGAACATAGAGCCCTTGAGGCATCCACGGCCCTAGCACGAACTCAG AGAATAGCGGATGAAAGGACATCGAAGGCATCAGAACTTGAGCAGAAGATGGCATTGCTTGAG GTTGAGTGTGCCAATTTAAACCAAGAGTTGCAAGATATGGAGGCTCGTGCTCGTCGTGAGCAAAAGAAGCCACCAGAAGAGGCAAATCAAATGATTAAG GTGTGGCAGGAAGAAGTGGAACGTGCACACCAAAGTCAGAGGGATGCAGAGGGCAAACTTTCTTCTTTAGAG GCTGAAGTTCAAAAAATGAGAGTTGAAATGGCTGCCATGAAGAGGGATGCTGAGCACTACTCACGCCAG GAACACATGGAACTAGAGAAACGCTACCGTGAATTAACTGATTTACTG TACTACAAGCAAACACAAATAGAAACCATGGCCAGTGAAAAAGCTGCTGCAGAGTTCCAATTGGAGAAGGAATTGAAGCGTCTCCAGGAAGCACAGGTAGAGGCAGAAAGAAGTAGAGTTCCCCGCCGGGCATCAGCATCCTGGGAAGAAGATGCTGAAATGAAGGCACTTGA GCCTCTTCCCTTGTATCATCGTCATATGGTTGGGGCCACAGTGCAG TTTCAGAAGGCTGCAAAACTATTAGATTCAGGAGCTGTCAGGGCCACAAAGTTTCTTTGGCGGTATCCAACAGCTCGAATTATTTTGCTGTTCTACCTG GTATTTGTGCATCTGTTCTTGATGTATTTGCTTCATCGCCTTCAG GCACAAGCAGATGACTTTTCGGCTAGAGAAGTTGCAGAGTCGATGGGACTTGCTAACACTAACTTACCATGA
- the LOC126782790 gene encoding uncharacterized protein LOC126782790 isoform X1: MKQSWVEQQEALLPPLVESKLLEICEKQNQPRPEADVIRQLAAQGEESAMKILTIISKSEIRSLGGFIIHMIKKHGSSSSSSPSPSKTVRSAHVQSPGGSSETRRRLHFGHPEQPGSCNGSSVAYVQEGFRGEALGDRLNVVGRLPHCNGSPSEAAGSYSYQRLYTHGQVDERSQGEAFSHLSPVIEQSPYSCGSQLKAVGTSSQILSAPVQLSDKIQVASGVGEEPTALEQPGGGSPYYCSGSPFKVARTCSSPSTSVARVQLEKRFQAILPKTTVPSSPTINMADDQILESHISKRDIASRTVVDPVTKESSLETIAQHLTIAEGDYGTAPQPVSTEAPASSAGTEVTEVVHWGEKRKRRRDKGHEETVASVNTGVTFTGHTVGEHVSKKTKTSEKAPVTVASTTPSLALLSPKVPVTSRVPIKELLTEYGCADEKFVRNMLGELKGIELDRIQALQATPWENRLKAREHMMRALYNVFLVDDTEEETGLKEQVAELSSHKSFLEMEKNKLKTEKEQLEKQVASLKEKLAAGPSNPVGEHQEGDEEEEEEREDRSSWGILTASFLFFSSIIFLNNG; this comes from the exons ATGAAGCAGAGTTGGGTTGAGCAGCAAGAGGCGCTTCTACCTCCCCTTGTGGAGTCGAAGCTCCTGGAAATCTGTGAGAAACAAAACCAACCTCGGCCGGAAGCTGACGTCATCCGGCAGCTCGCGGCCCAGGGTGAGGAGTCAGCAATGAAGATCCTGACGATAATCTCCAAGAGCGAAATCAGAAGCCTCGGCGGTTTTATCATCCACATGATCAAGAAGCACGGtagctcttcttcttcttctccgtcGCCGTCCAAAACGGTGCGTTCTGCTCATGTTCAGAGCCCAGGTGGCAGTTCAGAGACTCGTCGGAGGCTTCACTTCGGCCATCCAG AGCAACCTGGAAGCTGTAATGGGAGCTCTGTTGCTTATGTACAAGAGGGGTTTCGAG GTGAGGCACTCGGTGACAGGTTAAATGTTGTTGGACGCTTACCCCACTGCAATGGTTCTCCTTCGGAAGCCGCCGGGAGTTATTCTTATCAAAGATTATATACTCATGGACAAGTGGATGAGAGGTCCCAAG GCGAAGCATTTAGTCATCTGTCACCTGTTATTGAACAATCCCCATATTCCTGTGGTTCTCAACTGAAAGCTGTAGGCACTTCTTCTCAAATACTGTCTGCCCCTGTCCAACTTAGTGACAAGATTCAAG TTGCCTCTGGTGTAGGTGAGGAACCTACTGCTCTAGAGCAACCCGGTGGAGGATCACCGTATTATTGCTCTGGCTCTCCGTTCAAAGTGGCACGTACTTGTTCAAGCCCTTCTACTTCTGTTGCTCGTGTACAACTTGAGAAGAGGTTTCAAG CTATCTTACCCAAAACTACCGTTCCCTCTAGTCCTACCATCAACATGGCTGACGACCAAATACTTGAGAGTCACATTTCGAAAAGAGACATAGCTTCCCGAACTGTCGTGGATCCAGTGACCAAGGAGTCCAGCCTAGAGACCATCGCCCAACATCTCACCATTGCTGAGGGTGATTATGGCACCGCTCCTCAACCTGTCTCTACCGAAGCTCCGGCCTCCTCTGCAGGCACTGAGGTGACTGAGGTTGTTCACTGGGGGGAGAAAAGAAAGCGCCGGAGGGATAAGGGCCACGAGGAAACTGTTGCTTCTGTCAACACTGGTGTGACTTTCACCGGTCATACCGTTGGTGAGCATGTTTCTAAGAAGACCAAAACATCGGAGAAAGCCCCTGTCACCGTTGCCTCCACCACACCGTCCCTGGCTCTGCTTTCCCCAAAGGTGCCGGTTACCTCCCGGGTTCCAATAAAGGAGCTTCTTACTGAGTACGGCTGCGCGGATGAAAAATTCGTCCGGAATATGTTAGGGGAGCTGAAAGGGATTGAGCTGGACCGGATCCAAGCTCTGCAAGCTACGCCCTGGGAGAACAGGCTAAAGGCCCGAGAGCACATGATGAGG GCCTTATACAATGTCTTCCTGGTTGATGACACGGAGGAAGAGACCGGTCTAAAGGAGCAAGTTGCTGAACTCTCCAGCCATAAATCATTCTTGGAAATGGAGAAGAACAAGTTGAAGACCGAGAAGGAACAGCTGGAGAAACAAGTGGCCAGTCTGAAGGAAAAACTGGCTGCAGGACCCTCCAACCCGGTCGGTGAGCACCAGGAGGGtgatgaggaggaagaagaagagcgtGAGGACAGGTCCAGCTGGGGCATATTGACTGcttcctttcttttcttttcttctataaTATTTTTGAACAATGGCTGA
- the LOC126782790 gene encoding uncharacterized protein LOC126782790 isoform X2, with product MKQSWVEQQEALLPPLVESKLLEICEKQNQPRPEADVIRQLAAQGEESAMKILTIISKSEIRSLGGFIIHMIKKHGSSSSSSPSPSKTVRSAHVQSPGGSSETRRRLHFGHPEQPGSCNGSSVAYVQEGFRGEALGDRLNVVGRLPHCNGSPSEAAGSYSYQRLYTHGQVDERSQGEAFSHLSPVIEQSPYSCGSQLKAVGTSSQILSAPVQLSDKIQGEEPTALEQPGGGSPYYCSGSPFKVARTCSSPSTSVARVQLEKRFQAILPKTTVPSSPTINMADDQILESHISKRDIASRTVVDPVTKESSLETIAQHLTIAEGDYGTAPQPVSTEAPASSAGTEVTEVVHWGEKRKRRRDKGHEETVASVNTGVTFTGHTVGEHVSKKTKTSEKAPVTVASTTPSLALLSPKVPVTSRVPIKELLTEYGCADEKFVRNMLGELKGIELDRIQALQATPWENRLKAREHMMRALYNVFLVDDTEEETGLKEQVAELSSHKSFLEMEKNKLKTEKEQLEKQVASLKEKLAAGPSNPVGEHQEGDEEEEEEREDRSSWGILTASFLFFSSIIFLNNG from the exons ATGAAGCAGAGTTGGGTTGAGCAGCAAGAGGCGCTTCTACCTCCCCTTGTGGAGTCGAAGCTCCTGGAAATCTGTGAGAAACAAAACCAACCTCGGCCGGAAGCTGACGTCATCCGGCAGCTCGCGGCCCAGGGTGAGGAGTCAGCAATGAAGATCCTGACGATAATCTCCAAGAGCGAAATCAGAAGCCTCGGCGGTTTTATCATCCACATGATCAAGAAGCACGGtagctcttcttcttcttctccgtcGCCGTCCAAAACGGTGCGTTCTGCTCATGTTCAGAGCCCAGGTGGCAGTTCAGAGACTCGTCGGAGGCTTCACTTCGGCCATCCAG AGCAACCTGGAAGCTGTAATGGGAGCTCTGTTGCTTATGTACAAGAGGGGTTTCGAG GTGAGGCACTCGGTGACAGGTTAAATGTTGTTGGACGCTTACCCCACTGCAATGGTTCTCCTTCGGAAGCCGCCGGGAGTTATTCTTATCAAAGATTATATACTCATGGACAAGTGGATGAGAGGTCCCAAG GCGAAGCATTTAGTCATCTGTCACCTGTTATTGAACAATCCCCATATTCCTGTGGTTCTCAACTGAAAGCTGTAGGCACTTCTTCTCAAATACTGTCTGCCCCTGTCCAACTTAGTGACAAGATTCAAG GTGAGGAACCTACTGCTCTAGAGCAACCCGGTGGAGGATCACCGTATTATTGCTCTGGCTCTCCGTTCAAAGTGGCACGTACTTGTTCAAGCCCTTCTACTTCTGTTGCTCGTGTACAACTTGAGAAGAGGTTTCAAG CTATCTTACCCAAAACTACCGTTCCCTCTAGTCCTACCATCAACATGGCTGACGACCAAATACTTGAGAGTCACATTTCGAAAAGAGACATAGCTTCCCGAACTGTCGTGGATCCAGTGACCAAGGAGTCCAGCCTAGAGACCATCGCCCAACATCTCACCATTGCTGAGGGTGATTATGGCACCGCTCCTCAACCTGTCTCTACCGAAGCTCCGGCCTCCTCTGCAGGCACTGAGGTGACTGAGGTTGTTCACTGGGGGGAGAAAAGAAAGCGCCGGAGGGATAAGGGCCACGAGGAAACTGTTGCTTCTGTCAACACTGGTGTGACTTTCACCGGTCATACCGTTGGTGAGCATGTTTCTAAGAAGACCAAAACATCGGAGAAAGCCCCTGTCACCGTTGCCTCCACCACACCGTCCCTGGCTCTGCTTTCCCCAAAGGTGCCGGTTACCTCCCGGGTTCCAATAAAGGAGCTTCTTACTGAGTACGGCTGCGCGGATGAAAAATTCGTCCGGAATATGTTAGGGGAGCTGAAAGGGATTGAGCTGGACCGGATCCAAGCTCTGCAAGCTACGCCCTGGGAGAACAGGCTAAAGGCCCGAGAGCACATGATGAGG GCCTTATACAATGTCTTCCTGGTTGATGACACGGAGGAAGAGACCGGTCTAAAGGAGCAAGTTGCTGAACTCTCCAGCCATAAATCATTCTTGGAAATGGAGAAGAACAAGTTGAAGACCGAGAAGGAACAGCTGGAGAAACAAGTGGCCAGTCTGAAGGAAAAACTGGCTGCAGGACCCTCCAACCCGGTCGGTGAGCACCAGGAGGGtgatgaggaggaagaagaagagcgtGAGGACAGGTCCAGCTGGGGCATATTGACTGcttcctttcttttcttttcttctataaTATTTTTGAACAATGGCTGA